Proteins encoded in a region of the Sphingomonas jaspsi DSM 18422 genome:
- a CDS encoding bifunctional salicylyl-CoA 5-hydroxylase/oxidoreductase: MRIACIGAGPAGLYFAISMKLRCPSHEIVVFERNAEGVTFGWGVVFSDQTVENLMANDLVSGRIIAEEFAHWDDIDVHIHGQTVTSRGHGFIGIGRKRLLEILTARARELGVEIRFGEDCSPAPEAWDAFDLVIAADGINSRIRDAHADHFGVDIQERANRFVWLGTPKTFDAFTFAFEKTEAGWIWAHAYRFADDCSTFIVECSEETWMKAGFDRMSQAETISACERIFARYLDGQPLISNAAHLRGSAAWLKFRRIICQRWDYGKFILLGDAAHTAHFSIGSGTKLALEDAIKLAEVLSRPGLDRAAALGEYQAERNLEVLKLQNSARNSTEWFETVDRYLDFEPWQFAYSLMTRSQRIAHENLRERDADWLAQTEAAFWQRAIGEARNAWPMFAPLTLRDMEVANRIVVSPMATYSAIDGTPGDFHLVHYGARAQGGAGLLFTEMTCVSPHGRITPGCTGMYAPEHVTGWRRITDFVHRYSKANICLQLGHSGGKGSTQLGWQQMDAPLPDGNWPLIAASDVAWSAANQHPRPMTRNDMDVVRDQFVASVRMAIEAGFDMIELHAAHGYLLSSFITPKQNRRTDEYGGSLENRLRFPLEVFSAMRAAWPADRPMSVRISATDWAGDEGITPADAVLIAEVFARAGADLIDVSAGQTWAEAQPTYGRLFQTPFSDKIRNEANLKTMAVGNITEPDQVNAILTAGRADLVALGRPHLIDPMWTLRAAAQAQYRGQYVPPPYLNGMAQLARLFEREAEMKAADLRA, translated from the coding sequence ATGAGAATTGCCTGCATCGGCGCAGGGCCTGCGGGGCTCTATTTCGCCATCTCGATGAAGCTGCGATGCCCCTCGCACGAGATCGTGGTGTTCGAGCGCAACGCGGAGGGCGTTACCTTTGGCTGGGGCGTGGTTTTCTCCGACCAGACGGTCGAGAACCTGATGGCCAACGACTTGGTATCCGGCCGCATCATTGCCGAAGAGTTTGCGCATTGGGACGATATCGACGTCCACATTCATGGCCAGACCGTTACCTCGCGCGGTCACGGCTTCATCGGGATCGGTCGCAAGCGGCTGCTCGAAATCCTGACCGCGCGTGCCCGTGAGCTGGGCGTCGAAATCAGGTTCGGAGAAGATTGCTCGCCTGCCCCCGAAGCCTGGGATGCGTTCGACTTGGTCATCGCTGCCGACGGCATCAACAGCCGTATCCGCGATGCCCATGCCGACCACTTCGGGGTCGATATCCAGGAGCGGGCGAACCGTTTCGTCTGGCTGGGCACGCCAAAGACGTTCGACGCGTTCACCTTCGCGTTCGAGAAGACGGAAGCCGGGTGGATCTGGGCCCACGCCTACCGCTTTGCCGACGACTGCTCGACCTTCATCGTCGAATGCAGCGAAGAGACCTGGATGAAGGCCGGCTTCGACCGCATGAGCCAGGCCGAAACCATATCCGCGTGCGAGCGAATTTTCGCCCGCTACCTCGACGGCCAGCCGTTGATCAGCAACGCTGCCCACCTTCGCGGATCGGCCGCATGGCTGAAGTTCCGGCGCATCATTTGCCAGCGCTGGGACTATGGGAAGTTCATCCTGCTTGGGGATGCCGCGCACACGGCGCATTTTTCGATCGGGTCGGGGACCAAGCTGGCGCTGGAAGACGCCATCAAACTGGCCGAAGTGCTCAGCCGCCCGGGCCTTGATCGTGCCGCCGCGCTTGGCGAGTATCAGGCCGAACGCAACCTTGAAGTGCTCAAGCTGCAGAACAGTGCGCGCAATTCCACCGAGTGGTTCGAAACGGTCGATCGCTACCTTGATTTCGAGCCTTGGCAGTTCGCTTATTCGCTGATGACCCGGTCACAGCGTATCGCACACGAAAATCTGCGCGAACGCGACGCCGATTGGCTCGCCCAGACCGAGGCGGCCTTCTGGCAGCGCGCAATCGGCGAGGCCCGGAACGCCTGGCCGATGTTCGCCCCGCTGACGTTGCGCGACATGGAAGTCGCCAACCGGATCGTCGTGTCACCGATGGCAACCTATTCGGCGATCGACGGCACGCCCGGCGACTTCCACCTCGTCCATTACGGTGCGCGGGCGCAAGGCGGCGCCGGGCTGCTGTTCACCGAGATGACCTGCGTATCCCCGCATGGACGGATCACGCCCGGCTGCACGGGGATGTATGCACCCGAACACGTAACGGGCTGGAGGCGGATCACGGATTTCGTTCACCGCTACAGCAAGGCAAACATCTGCCTGCAGCTCGGCCATTCGGGCGGCAAGGGATCGACCCAGCTGGGCTGGCAGCAGATGGACGCACCGCTGCCCGACGGCAACTGGCCCCTTATCGCCGCGTCGGACGTCGCCTGGAGTGCCGCCAACCAGCACCCCCGGCCGATGACCCGCAACGACATGGACGTGGTCCGCGACCAATTCGTGGCGTCGGTCCGCATGGCCATCGAGGCGGGCTTCGACATGATCGAACTGCACGCCGCACACGGTTACCTGTTGTCGAGCTTTATCACGCCCAAGCAGAACCGGCGAACCGATGAATATGGCGGCAGCCTCGAGAACCGCCTTCGTTTCCCGCTGGAGGTGTTCTCGGCGATGCGCGCGGCATGGCCCGCGGATCGGCCCATGTCGGTTCGCATTTCGGCGACCGACTGGGCGGGTGACGAGGGCATCACGCCAGCCGACGCCGTCCTGATAGCAGAGGTCTTCGCGCGCGCGGGCGCGGACTTGATCGATGTGTCGGCCGGGCAGACCTGGGCGGAGGCCCAGCCCACCTACGGCCGCCTGTTCCAGACCCCCTTCAGCGACAAGATCCGCAACGAGGCCAACCTCAAGACGATGGCGGTCGGCAACATCACCGAGCCTGACCAGGTCAACGCCATCCTGACCGCCGGCCGCGCTGACCTGGTTGCCTTGGGGCGGCCGCACCTCATCGACCCGATGTGGACGCTGCGCGCAGCGGCGCAAGCACAATATCGCGGCCAATATGTGCCGCCACCCTATCTCAACGGCATGGCCCAGCTAGCGCGACTGTTCGAACGCGAAGCGGAAATGAAGGCAGCCGACCTGCGCGCCTAG
- a CDS encoding glycoside hydrolase family 3 protein produces the protein MGKLGRAVGLSLLVATALSPVTGHAQQGADAVAHPKKWPAAHSPKALTDPATERRIDRMLSNMTVEQKVGQLIQADISTITPADLATYPLGSILAGGNSGPYGNERSSAADWHRLVSEFRAASVKPGGAGAEIPILFGVDAVHGHSNLPGATIFPHNIGLGAAHDPALIRRIGEATAAEVAGSGIEWTFAPTLAVPQDLRWGRSYEGYSSDPKLVAAYGDAMTRGLQGNLVPGKRLAPHHVAATAKHFLADGGTDQGKDQGDAKIGEAELVAKHAQGYPAAINAGALTVMASFSSWNGVKNHGNRTLLTDVLKGRMGFNGLIVGDWNGHGQIPGCTVTDCKDALLAGLDLYMAPDSWKGLYESLVREAKAGSIPTARLDDAVRRILRVKAKLGLLGRSPVARFDPTQVGAAQHLAVAREAVAKSLVLLKNQGSVLPIKPGARVLVAGAGADNMAMQAGGWTISWQGTDVTNGDFPNGQTIFAALSSAVADAGGKAALSADGSFTDKPDVAVVVIGEKPYAEFLGDVPTLDFQPEGATNLAMIRKLKAAGIPVVTLFLSGRPLFASPEINASDAFVAAWLPGTQGAGVADVLVARRGGTTKRDFTGRLPFAWPADARSPVSKPLFERGYGLSYAKPGSVGTLSEDPGVDVAATVDTNRLIAAGRAAGPWALTLADQAGGAIVSSATGTSLGGRVAMKPVDVSAQEDGRLFTWTGPAAVVINGKPADFTRQLNNAFALRLDLVPQSVGNGPLKISFGSATFNLLDALRRLPAGKLATVKVPLRCFADAGAAVTAVDTPLKIEAESGTAFAVRSATIEAVGEPLDCPPR, from the coding sequence ATGGGCAAGCTGGGTCGGGCCGTGGGCCTGTCGTTGTTGGTCGCGACCGCGCTCAGTCCTGTGACGGGTCATGCGCAGCAAGGTGCCGATGCCGTCGCCCATCCCAAGAAATGGCCCGCGGCGCATAGCCCGAAGGCGCTGACCGATCCGGCGACCGAACGCCGCATCGACCGGATGCTCTCGAACATGACGGTGGAGCAGAAGGTCGGCCAGTTGATCCAGGCCGATATCAGCACGATCACGCCCGCCGATCTCGCCACCTATCCGCTTGGGTCGATCCTGGCCGGCGGCAACAGCGGACCCTATGGCAACGAACGGTCGAGCGCTGCGGACTGGCACCGGCTGGTCAGCGAGTTTCGGGCTGCTTCGGTCAAGCCGGGCGGTGCAGGCGCGGAAATTCCAATCCTGTTCGGCGTCGACGCGGTGCATGGCCACAGCAACCTGCCGGGCGCCACCATCTTCCCGCACAACATCGGCCTTGGCGCGGCGCATGATCCGGCGCTGATCCGGCGCATCGGCGAAGCGACGGCGGCAGAAGTCGCGGGCAGCGGCATCGAATGGACCTTCGCGCCGACGCTGGCCGTCCCGCAGGACCTTCGCTGGGGGCGCAGCTACGAAGGCTATTCGTCGGATCCCAAGCTGGTCGCGGCCTATGGCGACGCGATGACGCGAGGACTCCAGGGGAACCTGGTGCCGGGCAAGAGGCTGGCGCCCCACCATGTCGCGGCGACAGCCAAGCATTTCCTCGCCGACGGCGGCACCGATCAGGGCAAGGACCAAGGCGACGCCAAGATCGGTGAGGCCGAACTCGTCGCCAAGCATGCTCAAGGCTATCCGGCCGCGATCAATGCGGGCGCGCTGACCGTGATGGCCAGCTTTTCAAGCTGGAACGGGGTCAAGAACCACGGCAACAGGACGTTGCTGACCGATGTGCTGAAAGGCCGCATGGGCTTCAACGGCCTCATCGTCGGCGATTGGAACGGTCACGGCCAGATCCCGGGTTGCACCGTCACGGACTGCAAGGACGCGCTGCTTGCCGGCCTCGACCTCTACATGGCGCCCGATAGCTGGAAGGGACTTTACGAAAGCCTGGTGCGCGAAGCGAAGGCGGGATCGATCCCTACCGCGCGGCTGGACGATGCCGTGCGCCGCATCCTCCGCGTCAAGGCGAAGCTGGGCCTGCTCGGCCGGTCGCCGGTTGCGCGCTTCGATCCCACGCAAGTCGGCGCGGCGCAGCATTTGGCGGTCGCGCGCGAAGCGGTCGCCAAGTCGCTCGTCCTGCTGAAGAACCAAGGCTCGGTGCTGCCGATCAAACCGGGCGCGCGCGTGCTGGTGGCAGGGGCGGGCGCCGACAATATGGCGATGCAGGCCGGCGGCTGGACGATCAGTTGGCAGGGCACCGACGTCACCAATGGCGATTTCCCCAATGGCCAGACTATCTTCGCCGCGCTGTCGTCCGCGGTCGCCGATGCCGGCGGCAAGGCCGCGCTATCGGCCGATGGCAGCTTCACCGACAAGCCCGATGTGGCCGTCGTGGTGATCGGAGAAAAGCCCTATGCCGAATTTCTCGGCGACGTGCCGACGCTGGATTTCCAGCCCGAAGGCGCGACCAACCTGGCGATGATCCGCAAGCTCAAGGCCGCGGGCATCCCGGTCGTGACGCTGTTCCTGTCGGGACGCCCGCTGTTCGCCAGTCCCGAAATCAACGCATCCGATGCCTTCGTCGCCGCCTGGTTGCCGGGCACGCAAGGTGCCGGCGTCGCCGATGTGCTGGTTGCCCGTCGCGGCGGGACAACGAAGCGCGACTTTACCGGCCGGCTGCCGTTCGCATGGCCGGCCGATGCGCGTTCGCCAGTCTCCAAGCCGCTGTTCGAACGCGGCTATGGCCTCAGCTACGCCAAGCCCGGATCGGTCGGTACGCTGTCTGAAGACCCGGGCGTCGACGTTGCCGCAACCGTCGACACCAACCGCCTGATCGCCGCGGGCCGTGCTGCGGGCCCGTGGGCGCTTACGCTGGCTGATCAAGCGGGGGGTGCGATCGTGTCCTCCGCCACTGGTACCAGCCTTGGCGGACGGGTCGCGATGAAGCCGGTCGACGTCTCGGCCCAGGAAGACGGACGCTTGTTTACCTGGACAGGGCCGGCGGCCGTCGTGATCAACGGCAAGCCCGCCGACTTCACGCGCCAGCTCAACAATGCGTTTGCGCTCAGGCTGGACCTTGTGCCGCAGTCCGTCGGCAATGGGCCCCTCAAGATTTCGTTCGGGTCGGCGACGTTCAACCTTCTCGACGCCCTTCGCCGGCTGCCCGCGGGCAAGCTGGCGACGGTCAAGGTGCCGCTGCGCTGCTTCGCCGATGCCGGTGCGGCGGTGACCGCGGTCGATACTCCGCTCAAGATCGAAGCAGAATCCGGGACGGCCTTCGCGGTCCGCAGCGCGACGATCGAGGCCGTCGGCGAGCCGCTGGATTGTCCGCCGCGCTAG
- a CDS encoding MFS transporter codes for MTFLRQPDRNQPASFLWLYAIAWAGGAVAYVPFLTILLPVRLALIVGDEKVKWLAIITFFGALAASAGGILFGWLSDRSRRRKPWIVAGLLLSVLLLLAVPLAKKPMDLLLLIMCWQLALNMMLSPLAAWAADHVPPQQLGTLGGLLAFSPAMGSIAGAIVTIPGLSGPDGRLVIVALMVVVCVVPALVVGSPVEAVPSGQDQNRQPAVKRGQGLRVGMWLARFLVQISEAALFAYLYYYFRTVDPGSDDATIARTFGIVLSVAVPLALAVGRWADRRDRPILPLIATALAASLGLAGMALAVDPVQATASYVIFGLGSTIFLSLHSAQTLRVLSDPARRGRDLGIFNLTNTAPSLLMPWLTISMVPNFGFSGLFLLLSGLSLAAGILLFAVTRKRSA; via the coding sequence GTGACCTTCCTGCGCCAACCCGACCGTAACCAGCCCGCCTCCTTCCTATGGCTCTACGCCATTGCCTGGGCCGGCGGAGCGGTCGCCTACGTACCGTTCCTCACCATCCTGCTGCCGGTCCGGCTGGCCCTGATCGTCGGTGATGAAAAGGTGAAGTGGCTGGCCATCATCACCTTTTTTGGCGCATTGGCGGCAAGTGCCGGGGGCATCCTTTTCGGCTGGTTGAGCGACCGCAGCCGGCGACGGAAACCGTGGATCGTGGCGGGGTTGCTGCTCAGCGTCCTGCTCCTGCTTGCAGTGCCCTTGGCGAAAAAGCCGATGGATTTGCTGCTACTCATCATGTGCTGGCAGTTGGCGCTCAACATGATGCTGTCGCCGCTCGCGGCCTGGGCGGCCGATCATGTCCCGCCGCAGCAGTTGGGCACGCTCGGCGGGCTGCTCGCTTTTTCACCGGCGATGGGATCGATCGCCGGCGCGATCGTCACCATCCCGGGTCTCAGCGGGCCCGACGGGCGGCTGGTCATTGTCGCCCTGATGGTGGTGGTCTGCGTCGTGCCGGCACTGGTCGTCGGCTCCCCGGTCGAAGCGGTACCGAGCGGCCAGGACCAGAACCGACAGCCTGCGGTGAAGCGAGGGCAGGGGCTTCGCGTCGGCATGTGGCTAGCCCGCTTTTTGGTCCAGATTTCGGAAGCGGCGTTGTTCGCCTATCTCTACTATTATTTCCGGACGGTCGATCCAGGCAGCGACGATGCGACGATCGCGCGGACATTCGGCATCGTGCTCAGTGTCGCTGTCCCGTTGGCACTGGCGGTCGGGCGCTGGGCGGACCGGCGCGATCGCCCGATCCTGCCGCTGATCGCGACGGCATTGGCGGCGTCGCTGGGCCTTGCCGGGATGGCGCTGGCAGTCGATCCCGTACAGGCCACTGCCTCCTACGTGATATTCGGGCTTGGTTCGACGATCTTCCTGTCGCTCCATTCCGCGCAGACGTTGCGGGTGCTGTCGGATCCCGCGCGCCGCGGCCGCGATCTGGGCATATTCAATCTCACCAACACGGCGCCGTCGTTGCTGATGCCGTGGCTGACCATTTCGATGGTGCCGAATTTCGGCTTCTCCGGGCTTTTCCTGCTGCTGAGCGGCCTATCGTTGGCAGCCGGAATTCTCCTATTCGCCGTGACCCGCAAACGCAGCGCTTGA
- a CDS encoding LacI family DNA-binding transcriptional regulator has translation MARRRQSVTIKHVAADAGVSLQTVSRVINNEPNVRPEMQRRVQASIDKLGYVPSLAAQRMSGSRSYLVLALNDRDRTIADWRERQGTDWIDQMLLGGMLKGAEYGYRFMFELVDTHSDHVERELKATIAALQPDGVILTPPHSENPLIAELLAAEGIEFVCIGANEAHGGIIMTMDDEHAAVLATAHLADLGHRRIAMIAGSPEYSLSNWRVSGWQAEMARRGLATDALLAQGDFSYESGEAAARSLLGSATPPTAIIASNDRMALACAAVARELGLDVPRDLSLISFDNTPVVRFVDPPLTAVDQPVSATASRAMELIIARKRGEPIPDQPVVVEAELVVRQSTAPPK, from the coding sequence ATGGCACGTCGCCGTCAGTCCGTGACGATCAAGCATGTCGCAGCCGACGCCGGTGTGTCGCTGCAAACCGTCAGCCGCGTCATCAATAACGAACCCAACGTCCGTCCCGAGATGCAGCGCCGCGTGCAGGCGTCGATCGACAAGCTGGGCTATGTGCCGTCGCTGGCGGCCCAGCGGATGAGCGGCTCGCGATCCTACCTGGTGCTCGCCCTCAACGACCGCGACCGCACCATCGCCGACTGGCGCGAACGGCAGGGCACCGACTGGATCGACCAGATGCTTCTTGGCGGCATGCTGAAGGGTGCCGAATATGGCTACCGCTTCATGTTCGAGCTGGTCGACACGCACAGCGACCATGTCGAACGCGAGCTGAAGGCGACCATCGCCGCGCTGCAGCCCGACGGCGTCATCCTCACGCCGCCGCACAGCGAAAACCCGCTGATCGCGGAATTGCTGGCGGCGGAGGGAATCGAATTTGTCTGCATCGGCGCCAACGAGGCGCATGGCGGGATCATCATGACCATGGACGACGAGCACGCCGCCGTGCTGGCGACCGCGCACCTCGCCGACCTCGGACACCGGCGGATCGCGATGATTGCCGGCTCGCCCGAATATTCGCTCAGCAATTGGCGCGTGAGCGGATGGCAAGCCGAAATGGCGCGGCGCGGACTTGCGACCGATGCGCTGCTTGCGCAAGGCGACTTCAGCTATGAATCGGGCGAGGCAGCGGCGCGCAGCCTGCTCGGTTCGGCAACGCCGCCGACGGCGATCATCGCCAGCAACGACCGGATGGCTTTAGCCTGCGCGGCGGTAGCGCGCGAACTGGGGCTGGACGTTCCGCGCGACCTCTCCCTGATCAGCTTCGACAATACGCCGGTCGTCCGCTTCGTCGATCCGCCGCTGACCGCCGTCGACCAGCCGGTGTCGGCGACCGCGTCGCGTGCGATGGAATTGATCATTGCCCGCAAGCGGGGCGAACCCATCCCCGATCAGCCGGTCGTGGTGGAGGCCGAACTGGTGGTGCGTCAGTCTACCGCTCCGCCCAAGTGA
- a CDS encoding tryptophan halogenase family protein: MTGWPYRRIVIVGGGTAGWMTAAAFGKTLGRLAEIKLVESDAIGTVGVGESTIPPLVNFNTLLGINEAEFMRATNAAFKLGIQFDNWKDVGESYFHSFGTTGKDHWTAGFQHFWLDGLQRGHNEPYDDYCLELKAAGASRFAHLKDNGLNYAFQLDATAYARFLRSLAEKEGVMRQEGRIATVEQDSESGDVTGLLLDSGERVEGDLFIDCTGFRALLIGQTLGSAFEDWTHWLPCDRAIALQTSAVRPPVPFTRAMAHDAGWQWRIPLQHRVGNGLVYSSRYLDDDKALERLLGNLEGDVLTKPNHLKFAAGTRRRQWSHNVISVGLAGGFLEPLESTSIHLIQRSILRILRMLPNGRVSERDRQEFNDQHHQEMVQIRDFIILHYKVTNRRDSDFWRYVADMDVPDTLAQKIALFRETGRVFRRNEELFQENSWVQVMMGQGIRPHDYHPVARKLTDAELARLLGGIRESVSRTVAELPPHADYVAHYCGAPKASAA, encoded by the coding sequence ATGACCGGCTGGCCCTATCGTCGGATCGTCATCGTCGGCGGGGGAACCGCCGGCTGGATGACCGCCGCCGCGTTCGGCAAGACGCTGGGCCGCCTGGCCGAGATCAAGTTGGTGGAATCGGACGCGATCGGGACGGTGGGAGTCGGCGAAAGCACGATCCCGCCGCTGGTCAATTTCAACACGCTGCTCGGCATCAACGAAGCCGAATTCATGCGCGCGACCAACGCCGCGTTCAAACTCGGCATCCAGTTCGATAACTGGAAGGACGTGGGCGAAAGCTACTTCCACAGTTTCGGAACCACCGGCAAGGATCATTGGACCGCCGGGTTCCAGCATTTCTGGCTCGACGGGCTGCAGCGCGGGCACAACGAACCCTACGACGACTATTGTCTGGAGCTGAAGGCGGCAGGGGCGAGCCGCTTCGCGCACCTCAAGGACAATGGCTTGAATTACGCCTTCCAGCTCGATGCGACCGCCTATGCCCGCTTCCTGCGCTCCCTGGCGGAAAAGGAAGGCGTCATGCGGCAGGAAGGCCGCATCGCCACGGTCGAACAGGATAGCGAGAGCGGGGATGTCACCGGCCTCCTGCTCGACAGCGGCGAGCGGGTGGAGGGCGACCTTTTCATCGATTGCACGGGCTTCCGGGCCCTGTTGATCGGCCAGACGCTGGGCAGCGCGTTCGAAGACTGGACGCACTGGTTGCCCTGCGACCGCGCCATCGCGCTCCAGACCTCGGCGGTCCGCCCGCCGGTGCCCTTTACCCGTGCGATGGCGCACGATGCCGGGTGGCAATGGCGCATCCCCTTGCAGCACCGCGTCGGCAACGGCCTCGTCTATTCCAGCCGCTATCTCGACGACGACAAGGCGCTCGAACGCCTGCTTGGCAATCTTGAAGGCGATGTGCTGACAAAGCCGAACCATCTCAAGTTCGCGGCCGGCACACGCCGTCGGCAATGGTCTCACAATGTCATTTCCGTCGGGCTTGCGGGCGGATTCCTAGAGCCGCTTGAATCGACCAGCATCCACCTCATCCAGCGTTCGATCCTGCGCATCCTGCGAATGCTGCCCAACGGCCGTGTCAGCGAACGAGACCGTCAGGAATTCAACGACCAGCACCATCAGGAGATGGTGCAGATCCGCGACTTCATCATCCTGCACTACAAGGTCACCAACCGCCGCGACAGCGACTTCTGGCGCTATGTCGCCGACATGGACGTGCCCGATACGCTCGCCCAGAAGATCGCATTGTTCCGCGAAACGGGCCGGGTGTTCCGCCGCAACGAAGAACTGTTCCAGGAAAACAGCTGGGTGCAGGTCATGATGGGCCAGGGCATCCGCCCGCACGATTATCATCCGGTCGCAAGGAAACTCACCGACGCGGAGTTGGCGAGGTTGCTCGGCGGCATCCGGGAATCGGTCTCCCGGACCGTTGCCGAACTGCCTCCGCACGCCGACTATGTGGCGCATTATTGCGGCGCGCCCAAGGCCAGCGCCGCTTGA
- a CDS encoding cupin-like domain-containing protein, whose amino-acid sequence MGAVASLVADLPRIAEAQVAGPDLDARLAGADRPFVMRGIAADWPLVVAGKDGPAAARSHLLGYARDRLFELQIGPPGENRIFYDDAMALNFEDRRLPLAEAFALIDKAEAMPSPPLLYMPSIDIAAFFDGFEDDNALQLGGRSTRDGIWIGGRTRVAAHNDVANNVAVAAVGRRRFILFPPGQFANLYLGPLDHSPGGRPVSMVDFADPDFERFPRFRDALDSAMVAELAAGDALFIPALWYHHVEGLDPFNVLVNYWWNDEPRWLGHPEDALYHAILAVRDLPPASRRQWQAMFDHYVFADDRSNADHLPDNARGILAPLDAQQAQKLRHYLLRRLSQ is encoded by the coding sequence ATGGGGGCTGTCGCGTCCCTCGTTGCCGACCTTCCGCGCATTGCGGAAGCGCAGGTAGCCGGGCCCGACCTCGACGCGCGCCTGGCCGGGGCGGACCGCCCGTTCGTCATGCGAGGAATCGCAGCGGACTGGCCGTTGGTGGTTGCCGGCAAGGATGGCCCCGCCGCCGCCCGGTCCCATTTGCTAGGCTATGCCCGCGACCGGCTGTTCGAATTGCAAATTGGTCCGCCGGGCGAAAACCGCATTTTCTACGACGACGCGATGGCGCTCAATTTCGAGGATCGAAGGCTGCCCCTTGCCGAGGCTTTTGCCTTGATCGACAAGGCCGAGGCGATGCCTTCGCCGCCGCTGCTCTACATGCCCTCGATCGACATCGCAGCGTTCTTCGACGGGTTCGAAGATGACAACGCACTTCAGCTCGGCGGACGGTCGACGCGCGACGGCATCTGGATCGGCGGCCGGACGCGCGTCGCGGCGCACAACGACGTGGCCAACAATGTTGCCGTCGCGGCTGTGGGTCGCCGCCGCTTCATCCTGTTCCCGCCCGGCCAGTTCGCCAATCTTTACTTGGGTCCGCTCGACCATTCGCCCGGCGGACGGCCAGTGAGCATGGTCGATTTCGCCGACCCGGATTTCGAACGGTTTCCGCGGTTTCGCGATGCGCTGGACTCGGCGATGGTCGCAGAGCTGGCGGCTGGCGACGCCTTGTTCATCCCGGCGCTTTGGTACCATCATGTCGAAGGGCTCGATCCCTTCAACGTGCTCGTCAACTATTGGTGGAACGACGAGCCGCGCTGGCTCGGGCATCCTGAAGATGCCCTCTACCACGCCATCCTGGCCGTCCGCGATTTGCCGCCGGCGTCGCGCCGCCAGTGGCAGGCGATGTTCGATCATTATGTGTTCGCCGACGATCGCTCGAACGCCGATCATCTGCCCGACAATGCGCGCGGCATCCTTGCGCCGCTCGATGCCCAACAGGCGCAGAAGCTGCGCCACTATCTGCTCAGGAGACTATCGCAATGA
- a CDS encoding SapC family protein encodes MTLTTHVPVNPADHRDLRVLGTPSEALGDQVMSCFTVPLEFRRVQNEFPILFQRDPESGRFHALVLMGFEQGDNLYFEEGRWTARYRPMALAIQPFLIGRAADPDAPAQIHIDLDHPRVGDPEGMRVFEDDGKPTRYLEKVSDMLDQLNVGVRASRGFFDALERHQLLEPFALDITLDDGTENRLVGYHLINEDRLQELEDGAVAELHREGHLMPMFMALASLANMPSLVDRRNRR; translated from the coding sequence ATGACGTTGACGACCCATGTTCCGGTCAACCCTGCCGACCATCGCGACCTCAGGGTCCTCGGCACGCCAAGCGAGGCGCTGGGCGACCAGGTGATGAGCTGCTTCACCGTCCCGCTGGAATTCCGCCGGGTGCAGAATGAATTCCCGATCCTGTTCCAGCGCGATCCCGAAAGCGGCCGATTCCACGCGCTGGTGCTGATGGGGTTCGAACAGGGTGACAACCTGTACTTCGAAGAGGGTCGCTGGACGGCGCGATATCGTCCGATGGCGCTTGCCATCCAGCCGTTCCTGATCGGTCGCGCCGCCGATCCGGACGCCCCGGCGCAAATCCACATCGATCTTGACCATCCCCGGGTCGGCGACCCCGAAGGCATGCGGGTCTTCGAGGATGACGGCAAACCGACCCGCTACCTCGAAAAGGTCAGCGACATGCTCGACCAGTTGAACGTCGGGGTGCGCGCCAGCCGTGGCTTTTTCGACGCGCTCGAGCGACATCAACTGCTCGAGCCGTTCGCGCTCGACATCACGCTTGACGACGGCACCGAAAACCGGTTGGTCGGCTACCACCTCATCAACGAGGATCGGCTGCAGGAACTGGAAGACGGGGCGGTGGCCGAGCTTCACCGCGAAGGCCATCTGATGCCGATGTTCATGGCGCTGGCGTCGCTCGCCAACATGCCGTCGCTCGTCGACCGGCGGAATCGCCGCTAG